In Arthrobacter sp. SLBN-83, one DNA window encodes the following:
- the sigE gene encoding RNA polymerase sigma factor SigE: MSSSVVAPVPAVNHPDDEWVRPTWEEVVTNHSAKVYRLAYRLTGNKFDAEDLTQEVFVRVFRSLDNFKPGTLDGWLHRITTNLFLDQARRKTRIRFDALAEDAESRLPGREPGPEQSFELNNLDLDVQAALEELPPDFRAAVVLCDLEGLSYDEVAEALGVKLGTVRSRIHRGRTMLREKLAHRDPRPQQSRRKLKMPRIAGIL; this comes from the coding sequence ATGTCATCTTCAGTTGTGGCACCTGTCCCTGCAGTCAACCATCCCGACGATGAGTGGGTCCGTCCCACCTGGGAAGAAGTGGTCACCAATCACTCCGCGAAGGTCTACCGGCTGGCCTACCGCCTGACCGGCAACAAGTTCGACGCCGAGGACCTCACCCAGGAGGTGTTCGTCCGCGTCTTCCGTTCCCTGGACAACTTCAAGCCCGGAACGCTCGACGGCTGGCTCCACCGCATCACCACCAACTTGTTCCTTGACCAGGCGCGCCGGAAGACCCGCATCCGGTTCGATGCCTTGGCGGAGGATGCAGAGTCCCGGCTGCCGGGCCGCGAGCCCGGCCCCGAGCAAAGCTTCGAACTGAACAACCTCGACCTTGACGTGCAGGCCGCGCTGGAGGAACTTCCGCCGGACTTCCGCGCCGCCGTGGTCCTGTGCGACCTCGAGGGGCTGTCCTACGACGAAGTCGCTGAGGCGCTGGGCGTCAAGTTGGGTACCGTCCGCTCCCGGATCCACCGGGGCAGGACGATGCTCCGGGAGAAGTTGGCCCACCGCGACCCGCGCCCGCAGCAGTCCCGCCGCAAGCTCAAGATGCCGCGCATCGCCGGCATCCTCTGA
- the dapD gene encoding 2,3,4,5-tetrahydropyridine-2,6-dicarboxylate N-succinyltransferase, protein MTETASSAVPETLTSTADDRSAYGFGVATIATAGSEATVLDVWFPAPALGVAAEDLRSVENADEALTRIAENGADEDRGTEQKVVFVQINLDEAPADTADAYLRLHLLSHRLVQPNTINLDGIFGKLPNVVWTNFGPAAVEGFELTRAKLRRRGAVTVYGIDKFPRMVDYVVPSGVRIADADRVRLGAHLAAGTTVMHEGFVNFNAGTLGTSMVEGRISAGVVTGDGSDVGGGASIMGTLSGGGKEKITIGERVLLGANSGVGISIGDDSVVEAGLYVTAGTRVRVPGPKDEVGEDTTKIVKAAELSGVPNLLFRRNSTTGAVEALPRKGQTVELNDALHAN, encoded by the coding sequence ATGACTGAGACCGCTTCCTCCGCCGTGCCCGAAACCCTGACCTCAACCGCTGACGACCGTTCCGCCTATGGCTTTGGCGTGGCCACCATCGCCACTGCCGGCAGCGAGGCGACCGTCCTGGACGTCTGGTTCCCGGCACCGGCACTTGGTGTCGCGGCGGAAGACCTCCGCTCGGTGGAAAACGCCGACGAAGCCCTGACCCGCATCGCGGAAAACGGCGCCGACGAGGACCGCGGCACGGAGCAGAAGGTGGTCTTCGTCCAGATTAACCTGGATGAGGCCCCCGCTGACACCGCTGACGCCTACCTGCGCCTGCACCTGCTCTCACACCGCCTGGTCCAGCCCAACACCATCAACCTGGACGGCATCTTCGGCAAGCTCCCCAATGTCGTGTGGACCAACTTCGGGCCGGCCGCCGTCGAGGGCTTCGAACTGACCCGCGCAAAGCTGCGCCGCCGTGGTGCCGTCACCGTCTACGGCATCGACAAGTTCCCGCGCATGGTGGATTACGTGGTGCCCAGCGGCGTTCGGATTGCCGACGCCGACCGCGTCCGCCTTGGTGCGCACCTCGCGGCCGGCACCACCGTCATGCATGAAGGCTTCGTCAACTTCAACGCCGGCACGCTGGGTACTTCCATGGTGGAGGGCCGCATCTCCGCCGGCGTTGTCACCGGCGACGGCAGCGACGTTGGCGGCGGCGCTTCGATCATGGGCACCCTCTCCGGCGGCGGCAAGGAAAAGATCACCATCGGCGAGCGCGTCCTGCTGGGCGCCAACTCGGGGGTAGGCATCAGCATCGGTGACGATTCGGTGGTGGAGGCAGGACTGTACGTCACCGCCGGCACCCGCGTCCGCGTTCCGGGGCCCAAGGACGAAGTGGGCGAAGACACCACAAAGATCGTCAAGGCCGCCGAACTCTCCGGCGTCCCCAACCTGCTGTTCCGCCGCAACTCCACCACCGGAGCGGTGGAGGCCCTCCCCCGCAAGGGCCAGACCGTTGAACTGAACGACGCCCTGCACGCCAACTAG
- a CDS encoding DivIVA domain-containing protein produces MSFFLVFLAVVLVAAVLWAGLGRRSRKTGNTGLPALLDGGFEEPPANLPPVLLPEHAVPEDVTRLRFSLGLRGYRMDQVDQVLDELRDQLAAKDAEIAGLRGRLEAPEDAAEQESDAGSASGDKAGEEPGTGSAGEAGFHGGSGQVHEDATPGKGGL; encoded by the coding sequence GTGAGCTTCTTCCTCGTTTTCCTCGCCGTCGTGCTGGTGGCGGCGGTCCTTTGGGCCGGCCTGGGCCGGCGTTCCCGCAAAACCGGCAACACCGGGCTGCCTGCACTCCTGGACGGCGGATTCGAAGAGCCGCCCGCGAACCTTCCGCCAGTGCTCCTTCCCGAACACGCCGTTCCGGAGGACGTGACCCGGCTGCGTTTCTCGCTGGGCCTGCGCGGCTACCGGATGGACCAGGTGGACCAGGTCCTGGACGAGCTCCGGGACCAGCTGGCTGCAAAGGATGCGGAAATAGCTGGGCTGCGCGGCCGGCTGGAGGCCCCGGAGGATGCGGCGGAGCAGGAGTCCGACGCCGGATCCGCCTCCGGTGATAAGGCAGGGGAAGAGCCGGGCACAGGAAGCGCCGGAGAGGCTGGCTTCCATGGCGGTTCCGGACAGGTCCATGAGGATGCAACACCGGGGAAGGGCGGCCTGTGA
- a CDS encoding O-methyltransferase produces MSADKSSSWSYAEDLPAEDEVMLRARERSFELGVSAISPGVGAVLTVLAAASKAQTAVEIGTGAGVSGVCLLRGLSPHAVLTTIDVDVEHLRAAREAFAEAGSPANRTRTISGRAGDVLPRLTDGAYDLVFIDADKPGLPGYVEQAIRLLKRSGLLVINDALDKDKVANPAGREPNTVTLRQVGKAIRDDDRLASAMLPTGDGLLVAVKK; encoded by the coding sequence ATGAGCGCCGACAAGTCCAGCAGCTGGTCCTATGCAGAAGATCTGCCCGCTGAGGATGAGGTCATGCTTCGGGCCCGGGAACGGTCGTTTGAATTGGGCGTCAGCGCCATCAGCCCCGGGGTGGGCGCCGTCCTCACGGTGCTGGCTGCTGCCTCCAAGGCCCAGACAGCCGTGGAAATCGGCACGGGGGCCGGCGTCTCCGGCGTCTGCCTCCTGCGCGGCCTGAGCCCGCACGCGGTCCTGACCACCATCGACGTGGACGTAGAACACCTGAGGGCGGCCCGCGAAGCGTTTGCCGAGGCCGGCAGCCCGGCCAACCGTACGCGCACCATTTCCGGCCGCGCGGGCGATGTCCTGCCGCGGCTGACGGACGGGGCCTACGACCTGGTGTTCATCGACGCGGACAAGCCTGGCCTCCCGGGATATGTGGAACAGGCCATCCGGCTGCTCAAGCGTTCCGGGCTGCTGGTCATCAACGACGCCCTGGACAAGGACAAGGTGGCCAACCCCGCCGGCCGGGAGCCCAACACGGTGACCCTGCGTCAGGTGGGCAAGGCAATCCGCGACGACGACAGGCTGGCTTCGGCAATGCTTCCCACCGGGGACGGCCTGCTGGTGGCCGTCAAGAAATAG
- a CDS encoding TetR/AcrR family transcriptional regulator, translating into MPKIVDADARRQDVVQAVLRIIAVDGLERASLREVADEAGLAVGSVRHYFQGSEELLAFSFGTVVGRVVSRLEGLLPPVQDAAGGSAEQRAAILTLLGGMLPLDEETAMDACAWLAFKNAARIRPFLAGEADRSHREVAAIVGGVVASLLPDDEPQENLVVEAERLLATLDGLLMHALLQPGWMTAQMCRDVLERHLDGLAR; encoded by the coding sequence GTGCCCAAAATAGTTGACGCCGACGCAAGGCGGCAGGATGTTGTCCAGGCGGTTCTCCGCATCATTGCCGTCGACGGGCTGGAACGGGCGTCCCTGCGCGAAGTGGCGGATGAAGCCGGGCTGGCGGTTGGTTCTGTCCGGCACTACTTCCAGGGGAGTGAGGAGCTGCTGGCCTTCTCCTTCGGCACGGTGGTGGGCCGGGTGGTTTCCCGGCTGGAGGGGCTGCTGCCGCCGGTGCAGGATGCGGCCGGGGGCAGCGCGGAGCAGCGGGCCGCTATTTTAACCCTCCTGGGCGGCATGCTTCCCCTGGACGAGGAGACAGCCATGGATGCCTGCGCTTGGCTGGCCTTCAAGAACGCCGCGCGGATCAGGCCTTTCCTTGCCGGCGAAGCCGACCGCAGCCATCGTGAAGTCGCGGCCATAGTGGGCGGCGTGGTGGCCTCCCTGCTTCCGGATGACGAACCGCAGGAGAACCTGGTGGTGGAGGCCGAACGGCTCCTGGCCACCCTGGACGGTCTGCTCATGCATGCCTTGCTGCAGCCGGGATGGATGACCGCGCAGATGTGCCGCGACGTACTGGAGCGGCACCTGGACGGGCTGGCCCGCTAA
- the galE gene encoding UDP-glucose 4-epimerase GalE produces the protein MKILVTGGTGYIGSHTVLSLQEAGHDVVVIDNLVNSSEESLRRVAELSGKAAEFHHVDLVDEAAVEKVFAGTAIDAVIHFAGLKAVGESVQEPLKYYYNNLVGTLNLIRVMDRHDVRSIVFSSSATVYGEHNPIPYVEKMEIGANNPYGRTKEQIEDILSDLGAADSRWHIALLRYFNPVGAHPSGRIGEDPQGIPNNLVPFIAQVAVGRREKLMVFGGDYDTPDGTCLRDYIHVVDLAEGHVAALNHIAGRTGVFRWNLGSGKGSSVLEVLRSFEKAVGKPIPYEITGRRAGDLPAFWADATSALADLSWSTTKTVDQMCEDHWRWQKNNPQGYAS, from the coding sequence ATGAAAATCTTGGTTACAGGGGGCACCGGCTACATCGGTTCCCACACTGTTCTTTCCCTGCAGGAAGCCGGCCACGACGTGGTCGTCATCGACAACCTGGTCAACTCCAGCGAGGAATCGCTGCGGCGCGTGGCTGAGCTCAGCGGCAAGGCCGCCGAATTCCACCACGTGGACCTGGTCGACGAGGCCGCCGTCGAAAAGGTCTTTGCCGGCACCGCCATTGACGCCGTCATCCACTTTGCCGGGCTCAAGGCCGTTGGGGAGTCAGTGCAGGAGCCGCTGAAGTACTACTACAACAACCTGGTGGGCACCCTGAACCTGATCCGCGTCATGGACAGGCATGACGTCCGGTCCATCGTCTTCAGCTCCTCAGCCACCGTCTACGGCGAACACAACCCCATCCCTTACGTGGAAAAGATGGAGATTGGCGCCAACAACCCCTACGGGCGCACCAAGGAGCAGATCGAGGATATCCTCTCCGACCTTGGCGCGGCCGACTCCCGCTGGCACATAGCACTGCTGCGCTACTTCAACCCGGTGGGTGCACACCCTTCAGGCCGCATCGGCGAGGACCCCCAGGGCATCCCCAACAACCTGGTCCCGTTCATCGCCCAGGTGGCCGTGGGCCGGCGCGAGAAGCTCATGGTATTCGGCGGCGACTATGATACCCCCGACGGCACCTGCCTGCGCGACTACATCCACGTGGTGGACCTGGCCGAGGGGCACGTCGCGGCCCTGAACCACATCGCAGGGCGTACCGGCGTCTTCCGCTGGAACCTGGGCTCCGGCAAGGGCTCCTCCGTCCTGGAGGTCCTGCGCTCGTTCGAGAAGGCCGTGGGCAAGCCCATCCCCTACGAGATCACCGGCCGCCGTGCGGGAGACCTTCCGGCCTTCTGGGCCGACGCCACCTCCGCGCTGGCGGACCTGAGCTGGTCCACCACCAAGACCGTCGACCAGATGTGCGAGGACCACTGGCGCTGGCAGAAAAACAACCCGCAGGGCTACGCTTCGTAA
- a CDS encoding amino acid ABC transporter ATP-binding protein → MTTHVPGDTLVSLNAVNKHYGQLHVLKDINLQVRKGEVVVVIGPSGSGKSTLCRAINRLETIEGGTISIDGKVLPEEGKELAQLRADVGMVFQSFNLFAHKTILENVTLGPIKVKGVSKGAAEKDAMALLERVGVGHQAPKLPAQLSGGQQQRVAIARALAMKPKVMLFDEPTSALDPEMINEVLDVMVQLAKEGMTMIVVTHEMGFARKAADRVVFMADGQIVEDATPEEFFTNPKSDRAKDFLSKLLTH, encoded by the coding sequence ATGACTACTCATGTGCCCGGCGATACTCTCGTCTCCCTGAACGCCGTTAATAAGCATTACGGCCAGCTGCACGTTCTGAAGGACATCAACCTGCAGGTCCGCAAGGGCGAGGTTGTTGTGGTCATCGGACCCTCCGGTTCCGGTAAGTCCACCCTCTGCCGGGCCATCAACCGCCTGGAGACCATCGAGGGCGGAACCATCAGCATCGACGGGAAAGTCCTCCCCGAGGAAGGCAAGGAACTCGCCCAGCTCCGCGCCGACGTCGGAATGGTTTTCCAGTCGTTCAACCTGTTTGCGCACAAAACCATCCTCGAAAACGTGACCCTGGGGCCCATCAAGGTCAAGGGCGTTTCCAAGGGGGCGGCTGAAAAGGACGCCATGGCGCTGCTGGAACGGGTGGGCGTGGGCCACCAGGCCCCCAAGCTCCCGGCCCAGCTCTCCGGCGGCCAGCAGCAGCGCGTCGCGATTGCCCGCGCCTTGGCAATGAAGCCGAAGGTCATGCTGTTCGACGAGCCCACCTCCGCCCTGGACCCTGAAATGATCAACGAGGTCCTGGATGTCATGGTCCAGCTCGCCAAGGAAGGCATGACCATGATCGTGGTCACGCACGAGATGGGCTTCGCCCGCAAGGCCGCTGACCGCGTGGTTTTCATGGCCGACGGCCAGATCGTTGAAGATGCCACCCCGGAGGAATTCTTCACCAACCCGAAGAGTGACCGCGCCAAGGACTTCCTGTCCAAGCTGCTCACCCACTGA
- the dapE gene encoding succinyl-diaminopimelate desuccinylase, with the protein MTAETAPEPAVSTLDLRQDVALLTAALMDINSVSGNETQLADAVEAALMEIPQLSVVRDGDAIIARTELGRSERVILAGHLDTVPLPLTEGSKGTVPSSWESGVPGQGILYGRGATDMKGGVAVQLALAAGLFDGGAQPKRDVTFVFYDHEEVEAVKSGLGRLVRNHGDLLQGDFAILLEPTDGTVEGGCNGTSRFEASTAGEAAHSARAWMGSNAIHSAAPILARLAAYEPRTINVDGLDYRESLNAVKINGGTAGNVIPDRCVVEINYRFAPDKTPDQAEAHVRELLEGFDVVRTDAAAGARPGLQHPAAASFVAAVGAEPKPKYGWTDVARFSELGIPAVNFGPGDALLAHKDNEHVHADAIRKCLAALQIWLAA; encoded by the coding sequence GTGACTGCTGAAACCGCCCCTGAACCTGCTGTGTCCACCCTTGACCTCCGCCAGGATGTGGCGTTGCTGACCGCAGCCCTGATGGATATCAACAGTGTGTCCGGCAATGAAACGCAGCTGGCGGACGCCGTCGAGGCAGCCTTGATGGAGATCCCGCAGCTCAGCGTGGTGCGCGACGGCGACGCGATCATCGCGCGCACGGAACTCGGCCGCAGCGAGCGGGTGATCCTGGCCGGACACCTGGACACCGTCCCGTTGCCGCTCACCGAAGGCTCCAAGGGCACCGTCCCCTCCAGCTGGGAGTCCGGGGTTCCGGGCCAGGGGATCCTTTATGGCCGCGGTGCCACGGACATGAAGGGCGGCGTGGCGGTCCAGTTGGCTTTGGCCGCAGGATTGTTCGACGGCGGCGCGCAGCCCAAGCGGGACGTCACCTTTGTGTTCTACGACCACGAGGAAGTGGAAGCGGTGAAGAGCGGCCTGGGGCGCCTGGTCCGGAACCACGGAGACCTGCTGCAGGGAGACTTCGCGATCCTGCTGGAGCCGACTGACGGCACCGTGGAGGGCGGCTGCAACGGGACGAGCCGGTTCGAGGCCAGCACGGCGGGGGAAGCCGCGCACTCGGCCCGCGCCTGGATGGGAAGCAATGCCATCCACTCCGCAGCGCCCATCCTGGCCCGACTGGCAGCCTACGAACCCCGGACCATCAACGTCGATGGGCTCGACTACCGGGAAAGCCTCAACGCGGTGAAGATCAATGGCGGCACCGCCGGCAACGTTATTCCGGACCGGTGCGTGGTGGAGATCAACTATCGGTTTGCCCCGGACAAGACGCCGGACCAGGCGGAAGCCCACGTGAGGGAGCTGCTGGAAGGATTCGACGTGGTGCGCACAGATGCCGCCGCCGGGGCCCGGCCCGGGTTGCAGCACCCGGCCGCCGCCTCCTTCGTTGCCGCCGTGGGCGCTGAGCCCAAGCCCAAATACGGCTGGACCGACGTCGCGCGCTTCAGCGAACTGGGCATCCCGGCGGTGAACTTCGGCCCCGGCGATGCGCTGCTGGCGCACAAGGACAACGAGCACGTCCACGCCGACGCCATCCGCAAATGCCTTGCCGCGCTCCAGATCTGGCTCGCTGCCTGA
- a CDS encoding amino acid ABC transporter permease produces MSSVLYDVPGPKARRVSLIASIIGGLLILGLLAWIIMTLGQQGIFESRRWQIFTRADVWRLLGNGLGATLAAAAIAAVIAFPLGLLLCLLRISDAAAIRIPMRIILEFLRGMPVVLMMLFILLGFRTSAFVAVIAGLVLYNAAVFAEIIRAGIQSLPKGQREAALAIGLTSYKSRMLIELPQAIRRMMPSLVAQMVVLLKDTSLGYIVAYGELLRAVQVMADFLGPQYLFPVFFVAAAIYIAINISVSRLAVWIERRGSKKAAGGTAKAEPDVLEAAAP; encoded by the coding sequence ATGAGCTCCGTCCTGTACGACGTTCCCGGCCCCAAGGCACGCCGGGTCTCCCTCATTGCCTCGATCATCGGCGGCCTGCTGATTCTCGGCCTGCTGGCCTGGATCATCATGACCCTCGGTCAGCAGGGCATCTTCGAGTCCCGGCGCTGGCAGATCTTTACCCGCGCCGACGTGTGGCGGCTGCTGGGCAACGGGCTCGGGGCCACGCTTGCCGCGGCGGCCATTGCTGCGGTGATCGCCTTCCCGCTGGGCCTGCTGCTGTGCCTGCTGCGCATCTCCGACGCAGCCGCCATCCGCATCCCCATGCGTATCATCCTGGAATTCCTGCGCGGCATGCCCGTGGTCCTGATGATGCTCTTCATCCTGCTGGGGTTCCGCACCTCCGCGTTTGTCGCCGTCATCGCCGGACTGGTGCTCTACAACGCCGCCGTCTTCGCGGAGATCATCCGCGCCGGCATCCAGTCCCTGCCCAAGGGACAACGCGAGGCGGCGCTGGCCATCGGCCTGACCAGCTACAAGTCCCGCATGCTGATCGAACTGCCGCAGGCCATCCGCCGCATGATGCCATCCCTGGTGGCGCAGATGGTGGTGCTCCTGAAGGACACTTCCCTGGGCTACATCGTGGCCTACGGTGAGCTGCTGCGCGCGGTGCAGGTCATGGCGGACTTCCTGGGTCCGCAGTACCTGTTCCCCGTGTTCTTCGTGGCTGCTGCCATCTACATCGCCATCAACATCTCGGTCTCACGGCTCGCCGTGTGGATTGAGCGCCGCGGCTCCAAGAAGGCCGCCGGCGGAACGGCCAAGGCGGAACCGGACGTCCTGGAAGCTGCGGCTCCCTAG
- a CDS encoding amino acid ABC transporter permease has translation MDVIIENLPLYWSGFLRTLFLSVVSGIFALILGTLLAAARVSPVAALRGFSTVYVEILRNTPLTIAFFFAAVVLPRLGVKFEQFEVAAIIALSTYTAAFIAEAVRSGVNSVPVGQAEAARSIGMKFGQVLTLIILPQALRTVIPPLINILIALVKNSSVAGAFFVLELFGYGRQLANANGDAVITVLLGTAFFYLLLTVPLGILANTVERKVAIAR, from the coding sequence ATGGACGTCATCATTGAAAACCTGCCCCTGTACTGGAGCGGTTTTCTTCGTACGCTTTTCCTCTCCGTCGTTTCCGGTATCTTCGCGTTGATCCTCGGCACCCTGCTGGCCGCGGCGCGCGTCTCCCCGGTTGCGGCGCTGCGCGGTTTCAGCACCGTCTACGTGGAGATTCTCCGCAACACCCCGCTGACCATCGCCTTCTTCTTCGCAGCGGTCGTGCTCCCCCGGCTTGGGGTCAAGTTTGAGCAGTTCGAAGTTGCCGCGATTATCGCCCTCAGCACCTACACCGCAGCGTTCATCGCCGAAGCTGTCCGCTCAGGTGTCAACAGCGTGCCCGTGGGCCAGGCCGAAGCCGCCCGCAGTATCGGCATGAAGTTCGGCCAGGTACTCACGCTCATCATCCTCCCCCAGGCCCTGCGGACGGTGATCCCGCCGCTGATCAACATCCTGATCGCCTTGGTCAAGAACTCCTCCGTGGCCGGCGCGTTCTTCGTCCTGGAACTGTTCGGCTACGGCCGGCAGCTGGCCAACGCCAACGGTGACGCCGTCATCACCGTCCTGTTGGGCACCGCGTTCTTTTATCTGCTCCTCACCGTTCCGCTGGGAATCCTCGCCAACACGGTGGAACGAAAGGTGGCGATTGCCCGATGA
- a CDS encoding glutamate ABC transporter substrate-binding protein, whose protein sequence is MKTFMSRRKSFVVAATAALALSLSACGGGDSGGSSNPSPVEKPSFAAGTTMEKLASSGTIKIGTKFDQPLFGQVGLDGKPVGFDVEIGKLIAAKLGIPADKIEWSETVSANREPFIQQGKVDLVIATYTISDKRKQVVDFAGPYYEAGQALMVNKDNDTIKKPEDVKGKKVCSVTGSTPAATIVDKYGAELVPAATYSACLEPLRNKQVEAVTTDNVILAGFVDKEPDAFKLASDETFTKEPYGIGLKKGDTEFRNWINDQLESFEKDGSYKKAWEATAGSVIKTAPSLPAIDRY, encoded by the coding sequence ATGAAGACATTTATGTCCCGGCGGAAGTCTTTCGTCGTGGCGGCTACCGCTGCCCTTGCCCTGTCCCTCAGCGCCTGCGGCGGCGGCGACTCCGGCGGGTCCAGCAACCCCAGCCCGGTGGAGAAGCCCTCCTTCGCTGCCGGTACCACCATGGAGAAGCTGGCCTCCTCCGGCACCATCAAGATCGGCACCAAGTTCGACCAGCCGCTGTTCGGCCAGGTGGGCCTGGACGGCAAGCCCGTCGGTTTCGACGTTGAAATCGGCAAGCTGATCGCCGCCAAGCTGGGCATCCCCGCGGACAAGATCGAATGGTCGGAGACCGTTTCGGCCAACCGCGAGCCCTTCATCCAGCAGGGCAAGGTGGACCTGGTCATCGCTACCTACACCATCAGCGACAAGCGCAAGCAGGTTGTGGACTTCGCCGGCCCGTACTACGAAGCCGGCCAGGCACTCATGGTGAACAAGGACAACGACACCATCAAGAAGCCCGAGGACGTCAAGGGCAAGAAGGTCTGCTCCGTCACGGGTTCCACCCCGGCAGCCACCATCGTGGACAAGTACGGTGCGGAACTGGTTCCGGCCGCCACCTACTCCGCCTGCCTCGAGCCGCTGCGCAACAAGCAGGTTGAAGCCGTGACCACGGACAACGTGATCCTCGCCGGCTTCGTCGACAAGGAACCGGACGCCTTCAAGCTCGCTTCGGACGAGACCTTCACCAAGGAGCCTTACGGCATCGGCCTGAAGAAGGGCGACACCGAGTTCCGTAACTGGATCAACGACCAGCTGGAGTCCTTCGAAAAGGACGGCTCCTACAAGAAGGCTTGGGAAGCCACTGCAGGTTCGGTCATCAAGACCGCACCGAGCCTCCCTGCCATCGACCGCTACTAA
- a CDS encoding DUF3117 domain-containing protein: MAAMKPRTGDGPMEVTKEGRSLIMRVPLEGGGRLVVELNAAEAANLKECLVGVTE, encoded by the coding sequence ATGGCGGCGATGAAACCACGCACCGGCGACGGCCCAATGGAAGTCACCAAGGAGGGCCGCAGCCTGATCATGCGCGTCCCGCTCGAAGGCGGCGGACGCCTGGTGGTCGAACTGAATGCTGCCGAAGCAGCCAACCTCAAGGAATGCCTGGTCGGCGTTACCGAATAA
- a CDS encoding TIGR00730 family Rossman fold protein, with protein MSINADPAKNSQPRRKGPLELRRKQAAVEMSDQHLLDTKGPGQFVHTDPWRVLRIQSEFVEGFGALADIGKAVSVFGSARTKPGSIYYEMGVEVGRKLAEAGVAVITGGGPGSMEAANRGTVEGNGVSVGLGIELPFEQGLNQWVDLGINFRYFFARKTMFVKYAQGFIVLPGGLGTLDELFEAMVLVQTRKVTSFPIVLLGVDFWGPMIDWIRGTLVAEGMVSEKDLDLIQLVDDPAEAVDRVLHVAVTPAMNGEQRPE; from the coding sequence ATGAGCATCAACGCAGATCCGGCCAAGAATTCCCAGCCGCGCCGTAAGGGGCCCCTTGAGCTGCGCCGCAAGCAGGCGGCAGTGGAAATGTCGGACCAGCATCTGCTCGATACCAAGGGCCCCGGCCAGTTCGTCCACACCGATCCATGGCGCGTGCTGCGTATCCAGAGCGAGTTCGTGGAAGGCTTCGGGGCGCTTGCGGACATTGGAAAAGCGGTCAGCGTCTTCGGTTCAGCCCGCACCAAACCCGGCAGCATCTACTACGAGATGGGTGTGGAAGTGGGCCGCAAGCTCGCCGAGGCCGGGGTCGCCGTGATCACCGGCGGCGGCCCGGGCTCCATGGAGGCGGCCAACCGGGGAACGGTGGAAGGCAACGGGGTGTCAGTGGGCCTGGGCATCGAGCTGCCGTTCGAGCAGGGCCTGAACCAGTGGGTGGACCTGGGCATCAACTTCCGGTACTTCTTCGCCCGCAAGACCATGTTCGTCAAGTACGCCCAGGGTTTCATCGTGCTGCCCGGCGGCCTGGGGACGTTGGACGAGCTGTTCGAGGCAATGGTCCTGGTGCAGACCCGGAAGGTGACGTCCTTCCCCATCGTGCTCCTCGGCGTCGACTTCTGGGGGCCGATGATCGACTGGATTCGGGGCACGCTGGTGGCGGAGGGAATGGTTTCCGAAAAGGATCTGGACCTCATCCAGCTGGTGGACGACCCTGCGGAAGCCGTGGACCGCGTCCTGCACGTCGCGGTGACCCCGGCCATGAACGGCGAGCAGCGCCCGGAGTAG